One window of Uloborus diversus isolate 005 chromosome 3, Udiv.v.3.1, whole genome shotgun sequence genomic DNA carries:
- the LOC129218041 gene encoding LOW QUALITY PROTEIN: uncharacterized protein LOC129218041 (The sequence of the model RefSeq protein was modified relative to this genomic sequence to represent the inferred CDS: inserted 1 base in 1 codon; deleted 2 bases in 1 codon) produces the protein MSEISAVQIPQYHRSDPSLWFVMCKSTFELATPKPMTDSKTKYNYVVAHIPPDTPSLIRDVLMKPDKTNPYSHIXELINRSGESSPQEIRKLLSGEELGSRKPSELLQNVKRHAETLNVAENLMLELFLQRLPSSVQTILAAVSELTSDKAAEIADRIIEVSPSPTETFAVSNKSKPTLETKFLREIEKLSKRIDRLTYSRSRSPNRRNNGSCERSVSRKRDFSICWYHRRFGEKSREEKCVKPCKWQGNETSKK, from the exons ATGTCTGAAATAAGTGCAGTACAAATACCCCAGTACCATAGATCAGATCCTAGTTTATGGTTTGTAATGTGCAAAAGTACTTTTGAACTTGCTACTCCAAAGCCCATGACTGATTCGAAAACAAAATACAATTACGTAGTTGCACATATT CctcctgatacaccttctttaaTAAGAGATGTATTAATGAAACCAGATAAAACCAATCCTTATTCCCATA AAGAACTTATAAATCGGTCTGGGGAATCATCCCCACAGGAAATTCGAAAGTTACTTTCAGGGGAAGAATTAGGCTCTCGCAAACCATCTGAATTGCTACAGAACGTAAAACGTCATGCCGAAACTTTAAATGTAGCTGAAAATTTGATGCTAGAGTTATTTTTGCAGCGTTTGCCATCTTCAGTCCAAACAATTTTAGCTGCAGTTTCCGAACTTACTTCTGACAAAGCTGCAGAAATTGCCGATAGGATCATAGAAGTTTCACCATCTCCCACGGAGACTTTTGCAGTGTCTAATAAAAGTAAACCAACACTTGAGACTAAATTTCTTCGCGAAATTGAAAAGTTAAGTAAAAGAATTGATCGTCTTACATATTCTCGCAGTCGTTCGCCCAATCGCAGAAACAATGGGTCTTGCGAAAGGAGTGTCTCTCGTAAGCgtgatttttcaatttgttggTATCATAGACGCTTTGGAGAAAAATCTAGGGAAGAAAAATGCGTGAAACCTTGCAAGTGGCAGGGAAACGAAACGAGCAAGAAATAG